One Coriobacteriia bacterium genomic window, CGGGTGGTGCGCGAGAGGGCGGCGGAGACGCGGCCGTCAGACAAGCATCGGCTCTCCGTCGAGGTCGGAGAGGGGCTCGACCGTGTGTGGTGCGACCCGGACCGGCTCGCCGGCGCCGTCGGCAGGCTCCTGGGCAACGCCGTCAAGTACTCTCCCGATGGCGGCGATGTCCGCCTCGTGGCACGTCTCGACGGCGGCGATGTGATCATCGAGGTCTTCGACCAGGGGATCGGGATGACCGCGGATGAGGTCAAGGGCGCGTTCGAGCGCTTCACCCAGGTGGACATGTCGACGACACGCGAGTTCGGAGGATTCGGGCTCGGACTCTTCATCGCGAGGCAGGTAGCCTTGGCGCATGGAGGCCGGATCGACGTGAGGAGCGAGCCGGGCGTCGGCAGCACGTTCTCCCTGGTCGTCCCGCTCGCGCCCGCGGGAGCCGACGAGTGATCGCGAGCGCGAAGCGCGTACTGGTCGTCGAGGACGAACGCGCGATCCGAGAGGCTGTCGAGGCCTACCTGGAGAGAGAGGGTTTCTGGGTGAGCGCCGTCGGCGACGGCCAGGCCGCGCTCGACGCGGTGGCGGCGCACGGCTACGACTTGGTCGTTCTCGACCTGAACCTCCCCAAAGTCCCCGGCGAGGAGGTCTGCCGCCGATTGCGGGACGCCTCCGACGTCCCGATCATCATGCTGACGGCGAAGGGCTCGGAGGAGGAGCGTGTCGCCGGTCTGGACCTGGGCGCCGACGACTACCTCGTGAAGCCGTTCAGTCCGCGCGAGCTGGTCGCACGGGCACGGGCTCTGCTGCGCAGGGCGCATGCCGACACCGAGCCCCAGCGCGGACGTGCCGAGTTCGGACCGCTCTCGATAGACATCGCCGGGCACCGAGTCTACCTCGACGGCGAGGAGGTAGAGCTCACCGCGAGCGAGTACAAGTTGTTGGCGACGCTGTCGAGGTATCCTGGTCGCGTCTACTCGCGCATGGAACTCGTGGAGAAGGTGCTCGGCTACGATTTCGAGGGTTACGAGCGAGCGATCGACAGTCACGTGAAGAACCTTCGCGCGAAGCTCGATGACGATCCCAAGTCCCCGCGGTTCGTCCACACGGTCTTCGGGATCGGCTACAGGTTCGATGCACCATCGGAACCGGAGTCTCGCTGACATGCCGCGCTCGACGCTCGTCTGGCGCCTCGGCCTCGCCTTCGCGGCTGTGGCTGCGGTGACGGCCCTTCTAGCGGCGGCGCTCCTCGGCGTGACCTGGCAGCGCCAGTTCACGAGCTACGTCCGCAGGGGACTCCAAGCCCAGGCGGACGGGGTCGCGCAGTCGGTCGCGGAAGCCT contains:
- a CDS encoding response regulator transcription factor, which gives rise to MIASAKRVLVVEDERAIREAVEAYLEREGFWVSAVGDGQAALDAVAAHGYDLVVLDLNLPKVPGEEVCRRLRDASDVPIIMLTAKGSEEERVAGLDLGADDYLVKPFSPRELVARARALLRRAHADTEPQRGRAEFGPLSIDIAGHRVYLDGEEVELTASEYKLLATLSRYPGRVYSRMELVEKVLGYDFEGYERAIDSHVKNLRAKLDDDPKSPRFVHTVFGIGYRFDAPSEPESR